The window CAAAACCCTCGTACAGCAAAAACTGGCCGAAGGTGGCGAAGACGCGGAAGACGGATCGAGGCGCGACGATGCTCGCGCCTCGAAAGCCGAACTCGTAGACTCCCTGCGAGCCACCGTTCCGGATCCCTACATCGTGGACGAGGGCGTTACCGCGAAGTACGCCATGCTCACGCGCTGGCCCTTCGAACGCGAAGGCTACATCTCGAACAAGGGCGGCGGGCTGGGCTACGGCCTACCCGCCGCGGTCGGCGCCGGAATGGCCGAGGCCGAGAAAGACGACCCTCGACAGGTTATCGGCTTCATCGGCGACGGGTCGTACCTTTACTATCCACACTCGCTCTACTCCGCGGCCCGGTACGACGTGGATTTGACCGTCGTCGTCTCCGACAACCGTGACTATCGCATACTAAAGGACAACACCATCAAACTGTTCGGTGGCGAGGACGAGGATCACGAGTTCGTCGGCATGGATTTCGACCCTCCGGTCGATATCCCGAAAAACGCCGAAAGTCACGGTGCAAGTGGCTATCTCGTCGAATCAGCCGACGATATCGGAGACGCGCTCGAAACCGCACTCGCGGAGGACGGGCCAAGCGTCGTGGATGTACTCGTTCACGACTGAAACTCAGCGGGGAGAACGCGCCGACCGTTTTTCGTCGCCCCGAAACACCCGAAGCGTATCGCGTTCCAACTCCTCGGACTCGGCTTCGTCGAAGCCGAACTCGGTGAACACATCGCACCAGTTTCGGTAGTAGAGCGGAAACTCGTCGTTGACGTAGCTCACGTCGATTTCGTCCGACTCGTCGTCTTCGCCTTCGTTTTCCACCGTGATGAGCAGGTCGTCCGTAATCCGGGCGATTTCCGCGAACACCCGCTCGTCGTCGGGATGGAGATGTTGGAGCGTTTCGACCGAGAACACGACGTCGAACTGCCCATCATCGAAATCGCCGACGACGTTCTCTATCGCGTCGTGGTAGAACGTCCCCCGTTCGGCGAGGTCCGGATAGGTTTCGGCCATCACGTCGAACGCCTCGCCGTTGATTTCGATGCCGTGGAGGTTTTCGTAGCCGTTGTCGAGAAGGTGGGAGAGATGTCTGCCCGAACTACATCCGAGTTCCAAGATGGCCGTGTTCGAACCGAAACGGGAGTCGAGGCGAGCGCATATCGATTCGCTCGTCTCGTTCGGTCCGTAGTAGGCGTAGTAGTCCGGCGAGTACTCCCCCGACCGCTCTGCCCATCGGTTTCGGACTTCGTTCGGATCCATTCATTCCGCTACGAGTCGTGACCGTAAAGTCCCGGTGGTCGACCGGTTCGCAACGCTCGATCGAAGTGGTCGAACTCGATGGCAGTCGATTTGTCGCGGAACCAGCGTTAACTGGCTGGACGTTGAACGTCAGGGCGCACATGTCGAACCTCCTTCTGTGTCCGGAATGCGGTTGGACTGGGTCGAAAAACGACGGAAGCGCGGAGACGATCTGTCCGGCGTGTGGTGCCGACATCGAGACGTAGACGCCGACGAGTCGGGGTTCAGTTTCGAATCCGCCCGCCACCCATCGTCTCCGGAAACAGTTTCCCGGGATTCAGCGTATCGTTCGGGTCGAGTGCTCGTTTTATCCGGCGCATCGCTTCCACGCTTTGTTCGCCGTGTTCACGTTCGAGATACTCGCGTTTTCCGCGGCCGATTCCGTGTTCACCCGTGCAGGTACCGCCGACCGCGATCGCGTTTTCGACGATTTCCGTCTGCACCCGTCGAGCGCGTTCGACCTGGTCGTCGTCCGATTCGTTCACCAACACGGAATAATGGAGGTTGCCGTCCCCGGCGTGACCGAAACAGGGAATCAGCAGGTCGTGTTCGTCCCCCAACCGGTGAACGAGACGAACCATCTCCGGATAGCGGCTGATGGGTACCGTCACGTCGCCGGAATGGAGGGGCGAAAGGTCCGTATCGAATGCTTGTACGGCGAACGCGAGTTCCCGACGGGCCTGCCACAGGTCGTCCATCTCGTCACCCGCAGCGATTTCGAATCGCGTGATGTCGTGTGCCTCGAACACCGAGCGACAGAAGTCGATTTCCGCTTCGATGCCGTGGTTCGCGTGGAACTCCACGAACACCATCGGGGCGTCCGGAAGTGACGATCCAGTGTAGGCGTTCGCCATCGCCGCGCTCGTCCCATCGACGAGTTCTATTTTCGCGACGTCCACCCCGGAACGAACGGCGTCGGATACCGCCTCCACCGCATCCGAGAGGGTTTCGAAGATAGCACGACCACCGCGAACCTGTTCCGGTAGTCCAGCGAGTTCGAGCGTCGCTCGCGTAACGACTGCCAGCGTCCCCTCACTCCCGACGATGAGGTCTTTCAGATTGTACCCGCTGGACGTTTTTACCGCCTTGCTCCCCGCCGTGATAACCGATCCGTCGGCCAGCACTGCTTCGAGTTCCAGTACCCAATCGCTTACCTCGCCGTATCGGACGGTCTTCATCCCGCTGGCGTCGTTCGCTATCATCCCACCGATCGTGGAGATGTCGCCCGACGACGGCAGTGGCGGAAAAAACAACCCGTGCTTCGCCACCGTTTCGTCCACGGTCGTTCCAAAAACACCGGGTTCGACATCGATCTGGAGGTCGTCGGGGCGGACGTCGAGTACGTCGACCATCCGCGTCATATCGAGGCTGATTCCGCCGCGCGACGGTGTCGCGTTCCCTTCGAGGCTCGTCCCCGCGGCGTAGGGCGTCACCGGAACTCCTTGCTCGTCCGCACTCCGCAACGCCGTTGCTACATCCGCAGTCGATTCGGGCCAGATAACTGCGTCCGGGCGGACGTACTCGTGCTCCGGTGTCCCCCAGTCGCCGGACCGTTCCGTCCGATGGGAATCGCCGAACGAGATTTGGTCCGCATCGAGTGAACAGTCGTGGAGAAACGAACAGTCATATGTCATGCGATACCACACGACGCACTGTGGAATAAATCTGTTCGAACCGCTTCGTTTTCGAATCGAAAATACGTGGGGGTTCACAGCATCCGGTCGTCGGTGGCGCTAACCCGGTATCCATCCCGCTTCGATTTCCACGCGCCGACCATCCAGCACCGAAAACCGTTCATCACGTCGCTGTTCGAGCCAGTACAGCAGTCGTTCCGCCCAAACGAGTTTTCGACGCTTCATCTCGTCCACGGCCGGGTCGTCGAAATCCCATCCGAGGAAGACGAGTTCGTCGGCCCCGAAATGATCGGCGAGGAACGCGGCTCGGTCCCCATCCGTGAACCCGCCGAAGTTTTCGACCGGGCCGTGTGGTTCTGCCTGCGTCGTGGCCAACACGTAGTTCGTGTCGAACGTCGGGACCAGAGTACGGATGGCAGGGATGTTGTCCCCGTGGGCGTGTGCCACAACTGGTATCCCCCGTTCGGTCAGTTTACGGGCTGTCCCCGGGTTCTTATCGAGGTCGGTAACCATGCAGTCCACGCCGATTCCAGCGGTAAGGAGCACGTCCGTCGCAGTCGATGCTGCCAGCACCACATTCGCGGCTCTTGCCTTGTCGAGCTCGGCTTCGAGCGACGGTCCGGCACCGGCGACTGCCACCGTCGCTCCCGAAAGTCCATCGAACCGTGCGCTGTCGAACGGTTCCGCAAGATCGGCAAGCACGTCACGGGCGTGCTCGTCGCGCGCCCGTGAGAACCCGAAATCCCTGCAGATCTCGGAGTACACCGGTTCCCAATCGACGAAGTTCATGTGATTTTACTCGCTCTTGCAGCCGAATTCGTCTCCGATCAGCGCGGCATCGAGCGTCTCCGCCACGTCGTGCGTTCGAATCACGTTTGCACCGCGTTCGACCGCCAACGCCGTTGCCGCGAGACTCGCTGGTAGGCGGTCGTCGGTATCCCTGCCGACGACTTCCCCGAGGAAGTTCTTCCGATTGATGGAGACGAGGATGGGGCGCTCGAGCGCCTGAAACTCCGCGAGTCGGTCGAACGTTTCCCGGTCGTCTGCCAGCGTCTTCGCTTCGCTCCAACCGCCGAATGCCGGGTCGAGAATCGTCTTGTCGGTGAGCGGTTCGCGTGCCAGTGCGTCGTAAATATCGTCCACGCGCTCTATCGCACCCGGGCGTTGCAAATCAGGAGGGCTCGCCATCTTCACGACGGCCGCATCGTGGCGCTCACAGACCGACGCCATCTCCGGGTCGGCGAAACCACAGATGTCGTTTACCATGTCGAACCCACGCGAGAGCGCTTCATCGGCGACTTCGGCGTACCGCGTTTCGATGGAGAACACCGCGTCGCCCGCTCGTTCGATCGTATCGAGTGCGACGTCCAAACGGTCGAGTTCCGCTTCGGCGCTGAGCACTTCGAACCGTTTGTTCGCCGATTCGAGGCCGACGTCGATGATATCCGCACCCTCCTCGATGAGTTTCGAATCGACGTACTCTGCGGCGGCGTCCGGGTCGTCGTAGACACTCGGGTCGTAGGGCGACTCCTCGCTGACGTTCAACACGCCCATGATACGAGGCGGATGCGCCGGTCCGATACCCAACCCTCCTGCGGAGACATTCTGCATACTCGAATGAGGGAAGTGGAAGAATAAAAATCGGCCCTTTCAGTCGAGGTCACGAGCGCTGATATCGTCGCTCCAGTAGAGGTCGCCGTCGTACTCTACGGGCATCGACTCTAGTTCAAAGAATCGGTCGAGTTCGTCGGCCGTCAGTTCGAACGTGTCGAACACCCCTGGAGTCAGATATTTGCAATCTGCGGCATCGAGGTGGATGGACCCGAGTGTCCCTGGAGGACAGTACCGGGTGGAGTATGAACGAAATTCGAACAGATACGACCCCGTAGTCGATCGCGTAACGGTACCGTAGCTGCACATCCCGGAGATCGATTGGCAGAGCTCCGTTCCACCGTCGCCGATCGTGATATATTGGTAGCCGGAAAGGGTTCGTTTTCGAGCGATCGCAAGCGCAGAACGGAACGGGTATCCAACGTTGAGCAGGCGGGTGAGGGTCCGACCGACTTTCGTTGCGGCGGGGTTAGATACGTCGGAGAGCGTCACGACACCGA of the Haladaptatus caseinilyticus genome contains:
- a CDS encoding class I SAM-dependent methyltransferase; this translates as MDPNEVRNRWAERSGEYSPDYYAYYGPNETSESICARLDSRFGSNTAILELGCSSGRHLSHLLDNGYENLHGIEINGEAFDVMAETYPDLAERGTFYHDAIENVVGDFDDGQFDVVFSVETLQHLHPDDERVFAEIARITDDLLITVENEGEDDESDEIDVSYVNDEFPLYYRNWCDVFTEFGFDEAESEELERDTLRVFRGDEKRSARSPR
- a CDS encoding FAD-binding oxidoreductase — translated: MTYDCSFLHDCSLDADQISFGDSHRTERSGDWGTPEHEYVRPDAVIWPESTADVATALRSADEQGVPVTPYAAGTSLEGNATPSRGGISLDMTRMVDVLDVRPDDLQIDVEPGVFGTTVDETVAKHGLFFPPLPSSGDISTIGGMIANDASGMKTVRYGEVSDWVLELEAVLADGSVITAGSKAVKTSSGYNLKDLIVGSEGTLAVVTRATLELAGLPEQVRGGRAIFETLSDAVEAVSDAVRSGVDVAKIELVDGTSAAMANAYTGSSLPDAPMVFVEFHANHGIEAEIDFCRSVFEAHDITRFEIAAGDEMDDLWQARRELAFAVQAFDTDLSPLHSGDVTVPISRYPEMVRLVHRLGDEHDLLIPCFGHAGDGNLHYSVLVNESDDDQVERARRVQTEIVENAIAVGGTCTGEHGIGRGKREYLEREHGEQSVEAMRRIKRALDPNDTLNPGKLFPETMGGGRIRN
- a CDS encoding 6-hydroxymethylpterin diphosphokinase MptE-like protein; amino-acid sequence: MNFVDWEPVYSEICRDFGFSRARDEHARDVLADLAEPFDSARFDGLSGATVAVAGAGPSLEAELDKARAANVVLAASTATDVLLTAGIGVDCMVTDLDKNPGTARKLTERGIPVVAHAHGDNIPAIRTLVPTFDTNYVLATTQAEPHGPVENFGGFTDGDRAAFLADHFGADELVFLGWDFDDPAVDEMKRRKLVWAERLLYWLEQRRDERFSVLDGRRVEIEAGWIPG